Genomic segment of Methanolobus mangrovi:
GGCAATTACAGCTGTTCTTGGTGTAATAGTTCTTCTCTATCAGGCAATTTTCCTTGCACACGGTGGTATAACAACCCTTGGTGCAAATTCTGCATCCATGGCAATAATAGGTCCTTTTGTTGCTTATGTATTCTATAAAGCAGCATCCAAGGCAGGAATGAACTTCTACCTGAATGTTTTCCTTGCAACAGCGATCGCGGATTGGGTAACTTATGTTGTAACATCTTTACAACTGGCGTTGGCGTTCCAGTCGGGGGGAAATTTCTTAACGTTGTTTGCAGGGTTTGCAGGTATATTCGCAGCCACCCAGGTTCCTCTTGCAATACTTGAAGGAGCACTCACTGCACTCATTATGAAATATGTAGTTCAGATTAAAAGTGATGTACTTGTCGATCTTAATGTCCTCACTACTGCAACAGTTGCAAAACTCAAGGAGGCAATGCAGTGAAATTAGAGTATATTGTAGCTATAGTGGTATTGCTCTTTGCTGCTCAGTTCTTCTATGGGGCGATGGCAAACCCGGATTCTGAGTTTGGCGGTGCTGACGGTGCAGCAGGGGATTATATCTCTGAGGAGGTTAGTCCTGGCTATGAACCTACAGTGCCATGGTTCCAAAAGTACCTATTTGAGCCACCTGGTGGAGAAACAGAAAGTCTTCTCTTTGCACTTCAGGCCGCATTTGGTGCCATCATCATAGGTTACACAATTGGCTATTATAAGGGAAAAAACGAGGCTAAGTAGTATATTATGTGTGTCCTGCAGGGCACACATAAGTTATTATTTACTCCTTAAAACCTCCATATTTCTACTTTAATTATTTGTATTGATTTTACTAAATCAATTAATTCTTCTTTATGTTGTCAACTATAAAATAGGGTATTTATGGTATGGTATGTTAACAAATATTTTTATTAAAACGTGAGCTTCTTATTGGTTATGGTTTCTAACGATATATTTATGTATAATGCACAGTCTCTTATTTCCTAACAATTGTAATCTAAGTTAAATAAAGTGAAATTTATTTAATGCTGCATTTTAATAACGTGATTGAAAAATGACATACATTCTGGATGATTATGCAATATTAAGTCCATTGAGGTCCAGGAACAACTGGCTCAAATTAGCTATCGTAACTTTCGGAATTTTGGTAGGTATTTCATCTACATCTCCATTTGTTCCCTTTACCATAGCACTATGTATGAGTTTTACAACCATTTATTTTGGGAAGATTCCTCCAAAGTTCTATTTTCAGATACTTGCAGTGCCGGCAGGTTTTGTATTTGTGAGTGTTGTGATAATTGCATTCTTTTTTGGAGAAGGCACTAAATTCTTTGCATTTGATATTTTAGGATACACGCTCGGGGTGAACTCACAGGGCCTGAATATGGCGCTTCTCATCCTTGCAAGAACAATTGGCGGTATGTCATGCTTGTTCTTCCTGTCACTGACAACTCCTATGATAGAACTGTTTGCAGTCTTAAAGAAAGCAAAGTTTCCGGAGTCCTTTGTGGAGATTTCCATGATGATGTATCGCTACATCTTTGTCTTTCTTGACGTTGCAATGGGGATAAAATATGCTCAGGAAGTGCGCCTGGGGTACAGGAACTTTAAGACATCGTTCAGGTCCATGGTAATGCTTGGTGCCAATCTTTTCATAAGGTCCTGGGAGCAGGGTGAAAAACTCTACCTGTCTATGAATTCAAGATGTTATGACGGTAAAATGATAATGTATGACGAAAAAAGGCCTGTAAAGATGCCTGAATTATTGCTGACCGGGGTCTATTTTGCTATTGTGCTTACGGTCTTCTATTTTACAAAGGGAATGTCGTTTATTTGAGGTGAAATGGTGGTTATTTTAGAAACAAAAGGTCTCAGTTACTCTTATCCTGATGGTACTCTGGCCCTTGATGGTATCAGCATAAAGATCGAAAAGGGCAAGAAGATAGCCTTTGTCGGTCGTAATGGTTCGGGAAAATCCACCCTTTTCATGACACTTAACGGTACTCACCGTCCTCAGAAAGGCGAGGTGCTTTTCCATGGGAAGCCCCTGAAATACGACTCAAAATCCCTCAGGGAAGTGAGGAAAAGTGTGGGTATAGTCTTCCAGAATTCCGATGACCAGATATTTGCTCCTACTATTTACCAGGATGTGGCTTTTGGCCCCACGAACCTGGATTATCCTAAAGATAAGGTTGCAAAGATCGTCCATGATACACTGGAATATGTAGGTTTGACTCATCTAAAGGACAAGCCTCCTCATCATTTAAGCGGCGGACAGAAAAAGAGGGTTGCCATAGCAGGCGTAGTTGCAATGGATCCTGAGGTCATAGTCCTCGATGAACCTCTTTCCAATCTGGATCCGGTAGGTGCGGATGAGGTAATGGACCTTCTTAATGAATTGAATTACTTCGGCAAGACTATAATCATTTCAACACATGATGTTGATCTGGCATATGGATGGGCTGATTATGTTTTCCTTATGAACAACTGCAATGTCATCAGTGAAGGAACTCCCGAGGAGATATTCAGGCAGACTGAGAAGCTCAAGGAGGCCTACCTTAAAAGACCTATAACTCTTGAGATCTACGATGAAATTCGAAAAAGAGGTATTGCTCGTGCTTCAAGACCTCCTCGTGATATTCCAGACCTTGTACACACCTTAAGGCCACAAAACCTGATGTGGGTTGATGTTCCGCCCGAGGTAAAGGAAGGTGAAACTATCAACATGGGAATTCTTTACGGGGAATTTGCACAGGATTCCATGTATGAAGCTGCAAATTGTAAAGTCCTCCACATTCATGATGAAGGCCTTGCAATAGTTGAAATGGGCAGAAAACCCCTTAGGGCAGGTTCCATTGGTATCTATGATACTTCCTGTTATGACAATGAGGAACTTTTGAAGATCATAAAAAGGGATGGTGTTGAATGTGTCGGTGCCATGGGCAAGAAAAGCAAAATAGTTGCTGAGAGGGATGAGATCTATCTTGATGTCACCTCCGGAGTCATTGACCGGTCAATCCTCAATGCACTTTCAGGCCAGCGTTGCCTTATACTTACGCATGGTGGCATGGTGGAGCATGCTCTTGAAAGGATAAACGGGTATATTGAAAAGAGTGGAATAAACCTTCATGTAGGGGTTGTGAATGGAGATCTGGAAGGAAGTGAAGGTTCGCGCTGAACAAAATGAGAGTTTAGATGCTCTCATATGTCTTTTGTAACAGGAGTGCATCCCCTTCGTTATCGGGGCTTTCGCATATCAAAAGGCCTTTTACTTTGAAATCCTTCAATGCTCTCATCAGTTCGGCATATTCAAGATCGGAATCGTCCAGATTCAGATGATTTCTCTCTCCTTTTTCGCTATATTCGATGCCTGATACATGCATGTGCATTTCATCAAGTCCTTCCCTTCCAAGTTCATTCTCTATCATCCCAAGTGTGGAAGCGAACTCTTCATAGCTATTTTCTGCTCCGTTGCTTCTGGCATGAAGGTGCGCAAAATCAATGCATGGGAGCACATTATCTATTTCACAGCCAAGCCTTACATTCTCTTTAAGGCTTCCAAACTGGGTTGCTTTTCCGGTGGTTTCCGGGCGAAGGATCACATCGATACCTTCATCCTCCAGCCGGGAACTGAGCAGTTTCAGCAGTTCGTAAACACTTTCATAGACATTTTCCGGAGCATCCTTGTGGTAGTATGCAAGGTGGAATACGATGTTCCTTGCACCACAAAGACTTCCGATCCTTGCAGATGTGTATATCCTTTCGATGCTCGCATCTACTTTTTCCGGTTCGGCTGAGTTGAGATTTATGTAGTAAGGTGCATGTACACTCAGTGATATGTCTTCTTTTTCAGACATGTCATGGACTTCTTTTGCAGTGCCTTCTCCCATCTTGACACCACGGACAAATTCAAGTTCCATACAGCCAAGTCCTAGCTCATGAACTCTTTCAATGCCGGATATGCTGTTTCTTTTTTTCGAGCTTTTTGGTGTTCCGGCAGTTCCAAAAAGCAGTTTTGCAGGCTTCATTATGCCATGCCGAGTTTTGCCTTGAGTTCCTTCAGTTTTTCAGTTGAAAGCTTCTCTTCGACCAGCTCGAGGAAAGTATCAACATCGTCCTCTTCCAGTGACCTGATGTCCTCTTTTCCTTCCATAGCAAGCTGGAACAGATACTCCATCTCTTCTTTTTCCAGTTTATTCATCCTGTTTCTGAAGTCTTCGCCATCTTCAGCGATCTTGTGTGACAGGGGTCTTAGAATAAAAGGATAATTATGCCCTGCTGAAGATACTGTGTTTCCGCTGAGTTCAGGTGCAAGTTTGTTAAAGATCTGATTGTCCATTTCGTTGAATACTCTGCCCATGGACTTAACTTGTAAAAAGTAGTTAATAAAATTATGTTCTGGAACCGGATTGCAGATGTCCGTGAATATCTATCTCTCCGTGGGCTATCCTTGTGGAAGAAATCGGCTTTTCATCATCAGCAAGGACATATTCTATCCTTACAACCTTAATCTCCTTCATGCCACTCTCGCTCCTTAGTTTGTTGATCTTCAGGGCAACAGGGTGTGTCTCAGGGGAGACTACAATGTAGTCATAGTTTTCTTTGAGTGTATTCCCATAAGGGTCATTTAGCTCTATAATAGTATATTTCCGGTTTTCTGATATCTCATTTATATATTGGAGGATTCTTTCTTTCCGGATACTATATTCAGGAACACTGCGTGGACGCTTGTTTGCCATCGCATTGGATGTAAGGCCAATATCCACTTCTCCATCTTCAGCAAGTTCAAACGCTTTTCTTAATAGCTCTTTGTGTCCATCATGAAGACATTCGAAGGTTCCGCCTACAACTACTCTGGCCATTGCTTCTTAATACGTGCTTCAAATGATAAGTCTTGTGTTATAAATAATACTTTCACCCCGCTCTCTTCATGTATATATACTCACAGATCAATTAGGTAATCGAATTGTGCACCGGAAGAAAACATGTGCACCCATGGAGTTAAGATAAATGTCAGAAGTGTTATTAGAAGAACTGGACCACGTTGGTCCGGCAACCGCGCAAAAATTGAAAGATGCAGGATTTACAACAATTGAGGCAATTGCTGTCTCCTCTCCGGCAGAACTTGCAACCGCAGCTGAGATCGGTGAATCAACAGCTTCAAAAATTATTCTTGCAGCCCGTCAGTCAGCTGATATTGGGGGTTTTGAGACGGGTGATGTTGTGTTGGAGCGCAGGAAACTTGTGGGTAAATTATCTACGGGTTGTACTGAATTCAATGAGATGATGGGCGGAGGAATAGACACGCAGGCAATAACTGAACTCTATGGTGAATTCGGTTCCGGTAAAACACAGGTTGCACACCAGCTTGCTGTAAATGTACAGCTACCAAAAGAACAGGGTGGACTTAGTGGTTCTGTAATAATCATTGACACTGAGAATACCTTCAGGCCTGAGAGAATCAAACAAATGGTGGATGGCCTTTCCGAAATATATGGTCAGGAATACGATCATGAAGAATTCCTCAAACACATACATGTAGCACGTGCATACAATTCCAATCACCAGATACTTCTTGTTGATTCAGCAATGGAGCTTGCTAATGAACTAAAAGATACTGATATGCCGGTGAAGCTTTTTATTGTTGATTCCCTGACTGCTCACTTCAGGGCGGAGTACATAGGAAGGGGAACACTTGCCGACAGGCAACAGAAACTCAACAAACACCTGCATGGCCTGCAGAAGTGCGGTGATCTCTATAATGCTTGTGTCGTAGTCACAAACCAGGTTATGTCCAAACCTGATGCGTTCTTCGGTGACCCTACAAAACCAATCGGTGGTCATATTGTGGGACACACAGCAACTTTCAGGCTATACCTGCGTAAGTCCAAAGGGGATAAGAGGATAGTCAAACTAGTGGATTCTCCAAATCTTCCTGATGGAGAAGCAATAATTTCCGTGACAAC
This window contains:
- a CDS encoding phosphopantetheine adenylyltransferase, with protein sequence MARVVVGGTFECLHDGHKELLRKAFELAEDGEVDIGLTSNAMANKRPRSVPEYSIRKERILQYINEISENRKYTIIELNDPYGNTLKENYDYIVVSPETHPVALKINKLRSESGMKEIKVVRIEYVLADDEKPISSTRIAHGEIDIHGHLQSGSRT
- the cbiQ gene encoding cobalt ECF transporter T component CbiQ, whose amino-acid sequence is MTYILDDYAILSPLRSRNNWLKLAIVTFGILVGISSTSPFVPFTIALCMSFTTIYFGKIPPKFYFQILAVPAGFVFVSVVIIAFFFGEGTKFFAFDILGYTLGVNSQGLNMALLILARTIGGMSCLFFLSLTTPMIELFAVLKKAKFPESFVEISMMMYRYIFVFLDVAMGIKYAQEVRLGYRNFKTSFRSMVMLGANLFIRSWEQGEKLYLSMNSRCYDGKMIMYDEKRPVKMPELLLTGVYFAIVLTVFYFTKGMSFI
- a CDS encoding energy-coupling factor ABC transporter substrate-binding protein, with amino-acid sequence MKLEYIVAIVVLLFAAQFFYGAMANPDSEFGGADGAAGDYISEEVSPGYEPTVPWFQKYLFEPPGGETESLLFALQAAFGAIIIGYTIGYYKGKNEAK
- a CDS encoding TIM barrel protein → MKPAKLLFGTAGTPKSSKKRNSISGIERVHELGLGCMELEFVRGVKMGEGTAKEVHDMSEKEDISLSVHAPYYINLNSAEPEKVDASIERIYTSARIGSLCGARNIVFHLAYYHKDAPENVYESVYELLKLLSSRLEDEGIDVILRPETTGKATQFGSLKENVRLGCEIDNVLPCIDFAHLHARSNGAENSYEEFASTLGMIENELGREGLDEMHMHVSGIEYSEKGERNHLNLDDSDLEYAELMRALKDFKVKGLLICESPDNEGDALLLQKTYESI
- a CDS encoding energy-coupling factor ABC transporter ATP-binding protein, which codes for MVILETKGLSYSYPDGTLALDGISIKIEKGKKIAFVGRNGSGKSTLFMTLNGTHRPQKGEVLFHGKPLKYDSKSLREVRKSVGIVFQNSDDQIFAPTIYQDVAFGPTNLDYPKDKVAKIVHDTLEYVGLTHLKDKPPHHLSGGQKKRVAIAGVVAMDPEVIVLDEPLSNLDPVGADEVMDLLNELNYFGKTIIISTHDVDLAYGWADYVFLMNNCNVISEGTPEEIFRQTEKLKEAYLKRPITLEIYDEIRKRGIARASRPPRDIPDLVHTLRPQNLMWVDVPPEVKEGETINMGILYGEFAQDSMYEAANCKVLHIHDEGLAIVEMGRKPLRAGSIGIYDTSCYDNEELLKIIKRDGVECVGAMGKKSKIVAERDEIYLDVTSGVIDRSILNALSGQRCLILTHGGMVEHALERINGYIEKSGINLHVGVVNGDLEGSEGSR
- the radA gene encoding DNA repair and recombination protein RadA, with the protein product MSEVLLEELDHVGPATAQKLKDAGFTTIEAIAVSSPAELATAAEIGESTASKIILAARQSADIGGFETGDVVLERRKLVGKLSTGCTEFNEMMGGGIDTQAITELYGEFGSGKTQVAHQLAVNVQLPKEQGGLSGSVIIIDTENTFRPERIKQMVDGLSEIYGQEYDHEEFLKHIHVARAYNSNHQILLVDSAMELANELKDTDMPVKLFIVDSLTAHFRAEYIGRGTLADRQQKLNKHLHGLQKCGDLYNACVVVTNQVMSKPDAFFGDPTKPIGGHIVGHTATFRLYLRKSKGDKRIVKLVDSPNLPDGEAIISVTTPGLRDP
- a CDS encoding energy-coupling factor ABC transporter permease, whose product is MHIFEGFLPSPWWQAWFVFSIPVILYGMYKMNKLVSERREVVPLLAVAGAFIFVLSSLKLPSVTGSSSHPTGTGMAAILFGPAITAVLGVIVLLYQAIFLAHGGITTLGANSASMAIIGPFVAYVFYKAASKAGMNFYLNVFLATAIADWVTYVVTSLQLALAFQSGGNFLTLFAGFAGIFAATQVPLAILEGALTALIMKYVVQIKSDVLVDLNVLTTATVAKLKEAMQ